In Terriglobales bacterium, the sequence CCGGTCTCGTTGGGCAATTTGAAGGAAACTTCGCCCGCGTGGTCCACGGAGACGCGCGTCGACGTGATTACCGACATGCCGCCATAGCTCAGGTCGCGGGTGAGGCCGGCGACCTTCCCGCCGCCCATCAGATCCATCACGCACTCCAACACGATGGGGACGCGGATGTAGCGGCGCAGCTCATGGATGATGAGCAGGTGGGCGGAGCGCACGCCGCGCATGGCGTCCTGGCGCTCCAGCGGATCGCGCAGCAGGGCGTTGATGCCGTATTTGGAGAAACGCAGGGCCTGCGGCGTGCTGGAACAAATGCCCAGGATGGGCACGTTGCGGTTGCGGGCGGAATCCCGCAGGGTCTGGAGGGTGCGCTCCGCGCCCTCGTCCAGCCGCAGCACGCAGGCTTCAAACTTTTTCTGGTTCACAAGCTTCGCGACGTCTCCGGAGACGGTCTCGCTCGCGATGGAGAACTGGCGAAAGACGCCGCCCAGCAACTCGGCTTCATCCTTTTCCAGGTGAATGAGCAGCGCGGTGGGTCCGTGCTTGGCCTTGCCTTTGTTTTCCGGCGGCATGAGGGTTTGGGGGTCGAGCCATCAAGTTTCGGCTATCCAGCGGCCCAGGTCAAAGAGAAAATATTTCCCCTTGCAGAAACGCTCAGGGAGCCCGGCCGGGCAGCTCGGGGTCGCCGGTGATCAGCCGCGTGCCGCGCTGGTAGGTGATGTACGCCCAAGTCCACTGGATGAAGACCAGCAGGCGGTTGCGGAAGCCGATGAGCCAGAAGATGTGGATGGTGAGCCAGGCCCTCCAGGCGATGAGCCCGGAGATGCGCATGCGCCCGAAGTCGGCGACCGCGGCGGCGCGCCCGATGGTCGCCAGGTTCCCCCGGTCCCGGTAGCGGAAGTTCTGGCGGGGCTCCGAGCGCAGGTCGCGCGCGATGTTTTCCGCCGCGGCCCCCTGATAGAGCAGCGGCTGGAAGGTGTGGTGGTTCTTGCGGTCCACCAGCGTGATGCGCACGGGATGCCGCGCCAGCGCGCGCGCGGCGTACAGCCCGCCAAAGCCGCCGCCGAGGATGACGACGTGAGGAGGGTTGACGGTCTTCTCCATGGGCGGTCCCATTAGCTTTAGATGAACCACAAAGAAGAGAGCCGCGAAGATGTGCGAAAACTGAGGTCGCGGTTGTAGAATGCGCGGCACTATCCCCGCTCACCGGAGGCGCGGTCTCCGCTCCGGGAGCGGGCTGTGGGGTACCCAGGAGTTCTGTTCCCATGCACTGCCTCCAGTGCGGCGCGTCCAACCTCGAGAGCCACCGTTTCTGCACCAAGTGTGGCGCCGCCCTGGCCCCGGCTTCCGCGGCCGCCGCAGCTCCGCTGGCCGTGGCCGCCGTTCCGGCTGGAGCCGGCATGCCGCCGCCGGCGCCCGCGCCGAGCCATCAGATCCACCTCATTGACTCTCTCAAGGGACGCATCGATCGCCTGGCCTCGACCGAAAAGCTGGAGGGCTTCAGCCTGAGCGAGATGTTCTCCGAGGTCTTCAAGCACCGCAGCCAGGAGGACACGGAGCAGTATTTCCTGGTGGGAACCTCGCACACCACGCCGGCCATCCAGGACTGTCCCACCGGCTGGCCCAAGCCCTGGTTCTTCATGCGCATGCTGGCGTTCCTATGCTTGACGTACGCGGTGCTCGACTACGCCCTGCACCTCTGGCCGGACAATCTGAACCTCATCCCCGGCTTGCTGATGATGGGGTCGCTGGCCGTGCCGCTTTCCACCGCCGTCCTGGTCTTCGAAATGAATACGCCGCGCAACGTCTCCTTCTACGAGGTCCTGCGCCTGTTCCTGATCGGCGGGGTGATCTCAATGCTGGTCGCGCTGTTCGAGTTCGAGTGGTCGCCGCTTTCCTGGCTGGGCAGTCCGGAGGCGGGCGTCATCGAAGAGACGGCCAAGCTGCTGACGGTGGTCGCGCTTAGCCGCGGCGGAAGCCGCTACAAGTACATCCTGAATGGACTGCTGCTGGGCGCGGCCGTGGGCGCCGGCTTCGCCGCCTTCGAAAGCGCCGGATACGCCTTCCGCTACCTGCTGATATCCAAGGGAAACTACGGCCAGATGACCAGCGTCATCTACCTGCGCGGCTTCCTCGCGCCCTTCGGGCACGTGGCCTGGACCGCCATCGCCGCCGCCGCCTTCTGGCGCGTGCGGGGAGACGCCAGCTTCCAACTCAACATGCTTTGGGACAAGCGCTTCCTCAAGGCCATGCTCATCCCGGTGGCGCTGCACATGATCTGGGATTTCCCCTACTTCCCCAGCATCTTCTTCCTGAAGTACATTGCGCTGGGCCTGGTCGCCTGGTACGTGCTCTTCGGCTTCGTCCAACAGGGCTTGCGCCAGGTGAAGAAGGAACAACTCGAGGGACTGAAGGTGCAGCTCCGCCAAACCCTGACCGGCTCGCTCAACGTGAAGGAGATCCAGGCCATGCTGGCGCAGGCCAAGGCGAGCCAGGCGGCGGAGAATGCTTAGTGGCGACCGCGAGCTGGCGGCGCTTCCCGGAGAACGAACGCGGTGAAGGTTCTGATTTTCGGCGCAACCGGCGGAACGGGCAGGGCGCTGCTCGAGCAAGCGCTGGAGCAGGGACATGTGGTGACGGCCTTTGCCCGTGACCCAGCCAAGGTCCGAAGCACGCACCAGAACCTGACCGTCGCACAGGGCAACATGCTGGACCTCAACTCGGTTGAGGCAGCCGTAAAGGGGCAGGACGCTGTGTTGTCGGCGCTTGGCACTCACCTTCCCGTGTGGACTATCGTCTTTCTTACCTTCGCCTTTCAGATCCTTGCCCGAGTCCTGACGCTCACGGGGCCGCTCGGCTGGTCGGTTCGGATCGGCGGGCCGATCCTGGCGCTATTGTTTCTGACCAGACGGACCACCGCCCTCTCGGAGGGAACCAAGAACATCGTCCAGGCGATGAAGAAGCACGGCGTGCAGCGCCTGATCTGCGAGTCGTCGCTCGGCGTCGCTGACAGCAGAGGGCGGCTGGGGATTTTCTACAACCTCATTCTGGTGCCTCTGTTACTGCGGAACATGTTTGCCGACAAAGCGGTGCAGGAGCAGATCATCCAGGCAAGCGGACTCGCCTGGGTGATTGTTCGGCCTTCTTCCCTGACCAACGGGCCGCGAAAAGGCATTTATCGGGCCGGCATGGACATTGGCGGCTGGTTTCGCCCGACGAAGATCTCTCGCGCCGATGTGGCCGACTTCATGCTCAAACAACTGACCGACGACACCTATCTGCGCAAGACACCCGGTGTTGCCTACTGAATGGGAGACGATGCTGACAACTATGAAGACCAATGCGGTTTAATAAGACGTGGGCCGGACTGTGAGCAGATTGCTTCGGAATTCCAAGAACAGGAGCGAGGGATGAGCAAGGTACGGGTACTGGTGGGCACCGGTTAGGGAAATCCTCAATTCTCGCTCCGAGAACGTAGACTAGGAGCGATGGCTGACCCGCCCAAACGCACCTGGTTCTTGCGCCGCGCGGAGAGCGCGCTCCGCCGCGGCTTCCAGCGCGCCTACGAAACCGTGCGCGTCGACCCCCAGCAGTACCTCTCCCACCTGCAAGCCGCCCACCGCCTTCCCGTGAGCAGCTTTCAGGACATGGACTCGCTCCCCGTGGAACTGCTCGACGAGCTGGCCGCGCAGACCATCCGCGCCGGAATGAAGATCGCCGCTGCGGAGGGAGCGGGGTTCGGCCTGGCCGGCATTTTCTCCCTGCTCCCCGACCTCAGCATTCTCGCCGTCATCACCCTGCGCACGGTGCAGAAGCTCAGCCTGATCTACGGCTTCGAGTACAACACGGACGAGGAGGTTGCCGAGCTATGGATCGCCGCCGCCAGCGCCGCCGGCGTGGACATCGGGCGCGAACTGGTAGAGAGGCAGATCGTGAACAAGTTCGTGCCACGCGTCATCGAGCGCATCGCTGCCCGCGCCAGCGTGGAGGTGGTGGAGAAGTGGTCGGCGCGGGTGATCCCCCTCGCCAGCTCGATCCTGGGCGCTGGGCTCAACTACTACTTCGTACGTGCCTGGGGTGAGCGCGCCCGCAATCACTTCCGCGAGCGCCACCTCGTCCTGCGCCAGCAACGCGCCGGGCGCGCCCTGCCAGAGGGGGTAAGACTTCTACCACGGGCTCAAAGAGAAGAATAGTCGGAACGGGCAGATTCTCGAACTGGGAACTGACACTGCGGACTGAGAAGAAAATGGTCGGCCCTAGCGGACGATTTTAGAACTCACGAAATCCTGATTGCAGGAGTTGGGGGATGGGAATACGGGAGGCCCAGCAGAGCGACACAAGGGAGTAAGTGATTCCCCGGCCGTTTGCTAGCACGACTCGACGCTACGGAGCCAATGCACCCGAGGCGCGAGCGCTCTCCGCGACCCAGAGGCAGTTGCGTCCCGCTTCTTTCGCTTGGTAGAGCGCCTGGTCAGCGGCCCGCAGCACAGCCTCTGGGCTGGAATCCTTACTGGAGGCCTCGGCCAAGCCGATGCTTATTGTGATGGGGACGGAGGTTTTCTTGTCCGAAGCCGGCAACGGACCCTGGACTAGTCTTTCCGCGGGGCGATTCGGTCCACGGATGGTAAAACCGGCGTCCGCTATGGCCTTGCGCACGGAATCAGCGAGCGGCTCCGCCTCTTCCGCCAAGAGACCGCGAAAGGCGATGACAAACTCTTCCCCGCCAAAACGGAATACTTCGCTGTCGCCCGACACGCGCGAGAGGCGCGAGGCTACCATCCGGAGCACTTGGTCGCCGGTCTCGTGGCCGTAGGTATCGTTGAAGCGTTTGAAGTGGTCCACGTCGCACATCGCAAGCGCATAGCGACGGCCGAGCTGTTCCAAAACACGGTTAAGCGCCCGCCGGCCAGGAAGACCAGTCAACTCGTCGCGGTCGGTGATCTCAGCGCTGTGCTCCATCACTGCGAACATGACGACCAACCCGGCGGTGCCGTAGTAGAAGTACATTGCTTCAGGCTTCCGGGCATGCGCCCCGAGGAATGCCGCTAGCAAAGCCCAGAGCATGGCTTGCTCCGTCTTGCTCCGCCGACGGATGGCGAAAAACAAGATCAGGAGCGCCCCCACAGCGAACGACAGCTGCTCGGCCCAGGGCAGCCACGTCCATGTGCTCCGACCTCCTCCCCACGCAAACAAAGCGGTCCACCATCCATCCTTCGCACCGCTCATCCAGGCCACGCCAAGAGCGGCGCAGACTACCAAGCCAATGCGTAGGCAACCAATGCGCGTCAGAACGCGCTGCTCGGAGAAGACCTCCGTCAGGAGAAAGATCAGAGGCAGGAAGAACATCATCGCCAGCCTGGCGGTATTCGCCTCCGCCGGCAGCCGTACCCAACCAAATACCGTGAACGCGAGCGCCAGGGAAATCGCGAGTAATCGCGATTGGTCGTGATACCAGCTGAGCAGCACCGGCACGATGAGAGCGCTGAAGCAGAAGTAGACGGCGTAGGGCGCC encodes:
- a CDS encoding FAD-dependent oxidoreductase translates to MGPPMEKTVNPPHVVILGGGFGGLYAARALARHPVRITLVDRKNHHTFQPLLYQGAAAENIARDLRSEPRQNFRYRDRGNLATIGRAAAVADFGRMRISGLIAWRAWLTIHIFWLIGFRNRLLVFIQWTWAYITYQRGTRLITGDPELPGRAP
- a CDS encoding GGDEF domain-containing protein translates to MLLAAWAVQQEEVVRGMAAPYAVYFCFSALIVPVLLSWYHDQSRLLAISLALAFTVFGWVRLPAEANTARLAMMFFLPLIFLLTEVFSEQRVLTRIGCLRIGLVVCAALGVAWMSGAKDGWWTALFAWGGGRSTWTWLPWAEQLSFAVGALLILFFAIRRRSKTEQAMLWALLAAFLGAHARKPEAMYFYYGTAGLVVMFAVMEHSAEITDRDELTGLPGRRALNRVLEQLGRRYALAMCDVDHFKRFNDTYGHETGDQVLRMVASRLSRVSGDSEVFRFGGEEFVIAFRGLLAEEAEPLADSVRKAIADAGFTIRGPNRPAERLVQGPLPASDKKTSVPITISIGLAEASSKDSSPEAVLRAADQALYQAKEAGRNCLWVAESARASGALAP
- a CDS encoding EcsC family protein — its product is MADPPKRTWFLRRAESALRRGFQRAYETVRVDPQQYLSHLQAAHRLPVSSFQDMDSLPVELLDELAAQTIRAGMKIAAAEGAGFGLAGIFSLLPDLSILAVITLRTVQKLSLIYGFEYNTDEEVAELWIAAASAAGVDIGRELVERQIVNKFVPRVIERIAARASVEVVEKWSARVIPLASSILGAGLNYYFVRAWGERARNHFRERHLVLRQQRAGRALPEGVRLLPRAQREE
- a CDS encoding SDR family oxidoreductase is translated as MKVLIFGATGGTGRALLEQALEQGHVVTAFARDPAKVRSTHQNLTVAQGNMLDLNSVEAAVKGQDAVLSALGTHLPVWTIVFLTFAFQILARVLTLTGPLGWSVRIGGPILALLFLTRRTTALSEGTKNIVQAMKKHGVQRLICESSLGVADSRGRLGIFYNLILVPLLLRNMFADKAVQEQIIQASGLAWVIVRPSSLTNGPRKGIYRAGMDIGGWFRPTKISRADVADFMLKQLTDDTYLRKTPGVAY
- a CDS encoding PilZ domain-containing protein, with product MPPENKGKAKHGPTALLIHLEKDEAELLGGVFRQFSIASETVSGDVAKLVNQKKFEACVLRLDEGAERTLQTLRDSARNRNVPILGICSSTPQALRFSKYGINALLRDPLERQDAMRGVRSAHLLIIHELRRYIRVPIVLECVMDLMGGGKVAGLTRDLSYGGMSVITSTRVSVDHAGEVSFKLPNETGVKVGATILWRHEPELVGLRFEPADDRRLQLRPWIDDYLKLT
- a CDS encoding PrsW family intramembrane metalloprotease; protein product: MHCLQCGASNLESHRFCTKCGAALAPASAAAAAPLAVAAVPAGAGMPPPAPAPSHQIHLIDSLKGRIDRLASTEKLEGFSLSEMFSEVFKHRSQEDTEQYFLVGTSHTTPAIQDCPTGWPKPWFFMRMLAFLCLTYAVLDYALHLWPDNLNLIPGLLMMGSLAVPLSTAVLVFEMNTPRNVSFYEVLRLFLIGGVISMLVALFEFEWSPLSWLGSPEAGVIEETAKLLTVVALSRGGSRYKYILNGLLLGAAVGAGFAAFESAGYAFRYLLISKGNYGQMTSVIYLRGFLAPFGHVAWTAIAAAAFWRVRGDASFQLNMLWDKRFLKAMLIPVALHMIWDFPYFPSIFFLKYIALGLVAWYVLFGFVQQGLRQVKKEQLEGLKVQLRQTLTGSLNVKEIQAMLAQAKASQAAENA